Proteins found in one Triticum urartu cultivar G1812 chromosome 4, Tu2.1, whole genome shotgun sequence genomic segment:
- the LOC125551031 gene encoding long chain acyl-CoA synthetase 6, peroxisomal-like isoform X1, with amino-acid sequence MSLGRNPSPVWDKLVFNKIKARLGGRVRVMSSGASPLSPDVMEFLRICFGGDILEGYGMTETSCVITLMDVGDISIGHVGSPNPACEVKLVDVPEMNYTSEDQPYPRGEICARGPIIFQGYYKDEVQTREVIDEDGWLHTGDIGLWLPGGRLKIIDRKKNIFKLAQGEYIAPEKIENVYAKCKFIAQCFVYGDSFNSCLVAVVAVEPEVLKSWAALEGIQYEDLRQLCSDPRARAAVLADMDSIGK; translated from the exons ATGTCATTAGGACGGAATCCATCCCCAGTGTGGGATAAGCTGGTATTTAACAAAATAAAAGCTAGGCTGGGTGGACGAGTAAGGGTTATGTCTTCAGGTGCTTCTCCATTGTCGCCAGATGTAATGGAATTCCTCAGAAT ATGCTTTGGTGGTGATATTCTTGAAGGCTACGGAATGACGGAAACATCTTGTGTCATTACTTTAATGGATGTTGGTGATATATCAATTGGTCATGTTGGATCTCCCAATCCTGCTTGTG AGGTTAAACTTGTGGATGTCCCTGAAATGAACTACACATCTGAGGATCAACCATACCCTCGTGGAGAAATATGTGCCCGGGGACCTATAATATTCCAGGGTTACTATAAAGATGAAGTTCAAAC CAGAGAGGTCATTGATGAGGATGGTTGGTTGCATACTGGGGACATAGGTTTGTGGCTGCCTGGAGGGCGCCTAAAGATTATAGACAG GAAAAAGAACATTTTCAagttagctcaaggagaatacatAGCTCCGGAGAAGATCGAGAATGTTTATGCCAAGTGCAAGTTCATTGCCCAGTGCTTTGTATATG GCGATAGCTTTAATTCTTGCCTAGTTGCCGTTGTTGCAGTTGAGCCAGAGGTGTTGAAGAGTTGGGCTGCATTAGAAGGAATCCAG TATGAGGATTTAAGACAGCTCTGTTCTGATCCTAGAGCAAGAGCTGCTGTGCTGGCTGACATGGATTCTATTGGGAAGTAA
- the LOC125551031 gene encoding long chain acyl-CoA synthetase 6, peroxisomal-like isoform X2, which yields MSLGRNPSPVWDKLVFNKIKARLGGRVRVMSSGASPLSPDVMEFLRICFGGDILEGYGMTETSCVITLMDVGDISIGHVGSPNPACEVKLVDVPEMNYTSEDQPYPRGEICARGPIIFQGYYKDEVQTREVIDEDGWLHTGDIGLWLPGGRLKIIDRKKNIFKLAQGEYIAPEKIENVYAKCKFIAQCFVYVEPEVLKSWAALEGIQYEDLRQLCSDPRARAAVLADMDSIGK from the exons ATGTCATTAGGACGGAATCCATCCCCAGTGTGGGATAAGCTGGTATTTAACAAAATAAAAGCTAGGCTGGGTGGACGAGTAAGGGTTATGTCTTCAGGTGCTTCTCCATTGTCGCCAGATGTAATGGAATTCCTCAGAAT ATGCTTTGGTGGTGATATTCTTGAAGGCTACGGAATGACGGAAACATCTTGTGTCATTACTTTAATGGATGTTGGTGATATATCAATTGGTCATGTTGGATCTCCCAATCCTGCTTGTG AGGTTAAACTTGTGGATGTCCCTGAAATGAACTACACATCTGAGGATCAACCATACCCTCGTGGAGAAATATGTGCCCGGGGACCTATAATATTCCAGGGTTACTATAAAGATGAAGTTCAAAC CAGAGAGGTCATTGATGAGGATGGTTGGTTGCATACTGGGGACATAGGTTTGTGGCTGCCTGGAGGGCGCCTAAAGATTATAGACAG GAAAAAGAACATTTTCAagttagctcaaggagaatacatAGCTCCGGAGAAGATCGAGAATGTTTATGCCAAGTGCAAGTTCATTGCCCAGTGCTTTGTATATG TTGAGCCAGAGGTGTTGAAGAGTTGGGCTGCATTAGAAGGAATCCAG TATGAGGATTTAAGACAGCTCTGTTCTGATCCTAGAGCAAGAGCTGCTGTGCTGGCTGACATGGATTCTATTGGGAAGTAA